A window of Microbacterium sp. Root61 genomic DNA:
CCTCGCCTCCCGCGCTCACCCAGGCGATGGCCGCCTATTTCAAGAGCAGCGAGCCTCCGCGCACCGTGGACCAGACAGCCGAGTACTACCGCGAACGCCGGATCGGCGCCGTCGTGTTCACGCTGGATGCCACGACGAACCTCGGTCACGCACCGAACAGCATCGACGACCTGGTCGCCGGGGCACTGCGCAATGCCGACGTCCTGATCCCCTTCGGCAGCGTCGACCCGCTGCAGGGCGCCGCCGCGGTCGACGAGGCGCGACGTCAGGCCGCACTCGGTGTGCGCGGCTTCAAGTTCCACCCCACGGTGCAGGCATTCGATCCTTCCGCTCCGGAGCACATCCCGCTGTTCGCCGCGATCGAGGAGCTCGGACTGCCGATCATCGTCCACACGGGTCAGACAGGTGCCGGGGCCGGAATCCCGGGTGGCTGGGGATTCCGACTGTCGCTGTCCAATCCGATGCTGTTGGACGACGTCGCGGCGCGGCATCCCCATCTCGAGATCGTGATGGCCCACCCCAGCGTCCCCTGGCAGGACGAGGCGCTCTCCGTCGCCACCCACAAGGCGAACGTCTGGATCGATCTCTCCGGCTGGTCGCCGAAGTACTTCTCGCCCGC
This region includes:
- a CDS encoding amidohydrolase family protein is translated as MSGLESRFDLAGVSAIDVHVHVQIDSAGRTASPPALTQAMAAYFKSSEPPRTVDQTAEYYRERRIGAVVFTLDATTNLGHAPNSIDDLVAGALRNADVLIPFGSVDPLQGAAAVDEARRQAALGVRGFKFHPTVQAFDPSAPEHIPLFAAIEELGLPIIVHTGQTGAGAGIPGGWGFRLSLSNPMLLDDVAARHPHLEIVMAHPSVPWQDEALSVATHKANVWIDLSGWSPKYFSPALVRAARTYLKTKVLFGTDMPALTPDRWLGDFAGLGLDPDVQQLILKENAVRLLELDR